The following are encoded together in the Candidatus Dadabacteria bacterium genome:
- a CDS encoding serine protease, giving the protein MRPTEYVSLRIFALALLVLGAMGAGSCGGGGSDYTSPPVGRCDLDPQRNKQKRTGYERENYYPKRFSRDLNFRNYGTDISPTKKHKDIAKKVSRSIFEIEVREGNKSHYKALGTGWLIARKYVVTAAHTFGGIVPRQERVFIHTFDGHTIEAEVEHIDRRETEGTDLALLRLEEEISAVPMKIADRKPLRNEFLMAMGGASVLRGLGGWAVSAGPALELSSEYTGCPLPYYRFEDCQQEGCETFCNAERMYHAVPISGGMSGGPIFNENGEVVSIVSATKSDYEGIVGDLFGAMPFQVSTSPPENLWIYAFDQPDPDSFSYGPNIEELKEVYEMIPSSEKPHDAGDYRDNVWQETGHEFGDKYSPFPLDQFELMNTEYKKARKATVTVRVIHEGSPINGSGFIYNNNTVVTVGHLAKKKGNRADITTEDGRVYDGVVSKIQYQETKDQGCDIAIIKMGEANAFSEYPKLRIADSPSLKCGDPLVVIGSGYAYNSVGPLQGVGAVYMRARTYVSEFLSHFTASGMSGGPIVDGNGEVVSLSSMTFGREPEEGEWIEPGPLVIRTRLPVYTAQDFSEGPNSETMKRFVTEDGFYCPE; this is encoded by the coding sequence ATGCGTCCGACAGAATATGTATCGTTAAGAATCTTTGCCCTCGCCCTCCTTGTGCTTGGCGCTATGGGGGCCGGTTCCTGTGGCGGTGGTGGTTCGGATTACACCTCTCCCCCCGTAGGCAGATGCGATCTTGATCCCCAGAGAAACAAACAGAAGCGGACGGGGTACGAAAGAGAGAATTATTATCCCAAGAGGTTCAGCCGTGATTTGAACTTCCGCAACTACGGCACCGATATATCTCCCACAAAAAAGCATAAGGATATAGCAAAAAAAGTAAGCCGCTCCATATTCGAGATTGAAGTCAGAGAAGGCAATAAATCACATTACAAAGCACTGGGAACCGGGTGGCTTATTGCCCGAAAATATGTTGTTACAGCCGCGCACACTTTCGGGGGAATAGTGCCCAGGCAAGAAAGGGTATTCATACACACTTTTGACGGCCATACTATTGAAGCGGAAGTAGAACATATTGACCGGAGAGAGACTGAGGGAACCGATCTGGCGTTACTACGCCTTGAAGAAGAAATTTCCGCCGTTCCCATGAAGATAGCGGACAGAAAACCCTTAAGAAACGAATTTCTGATGGCTATGGGCGGGGCCAGCGTACTGAGAGGCCTCGGCGGATGGGCAGTTTCCGCGGGACCGGCACTTGAGTTAAGCAGCGAGTACACGGGGTGCCCGCTTCCTTATTATAGATTTGAAGATTGCCAGCAAGAAGGTTGTGAAACATTTTGCAATGCCGAAAGGATGTATCACGCAGTGCCAATATCTGGAGGAATGAGCGGAGGGCCCATATTCAACGAAAATGGAGAAGTGGTTTCCATCGTATCCGCGACAAAATCCGACTACGAAGGTATAGTCGGGGACTTGTTTGGCGCCATGCCTTTTCAGGTTTCCACCTCGCCGCCGGAGAATCTCTGGATCTATGCTTTTGATCAACCGGACCCGGATTCCTTTTCCTACGGACCGAACATCGAGGAACTGAAAGAAGTTTACGAAATGATCCCCAGTTCTGAAAAGCCTCATGACGCCGGTGATTACAGAGATAATGTGTGGCAAGAAACCGGACATGAGTTCGGCGATAAGTACAGCCCGTTTCCACTTGATCAATTCGAGCTTATGAACACAGAATATAAAAAAGCACGCAAAGCCACCGTCACAGTCAGGGTTATTCACGAAGGAAGCCCAATAAACGGTTCCGGATTCATATACAACAATAATACCGTCGTCACCGTAGGACACTTGGCCAAAAAGAAAGGCAACAGGGCAGACATTACCACAGAAGACGGCAGGGTTTATGACGGAGTTGTTTCAAAAATCCAGTATCAGGAGACTAAGGACCAAGGATGTGACATCGCGATTATAAAAATGGGTGAAGCAAACGCATTTTCAGAATATCCAAAGCTCCGGATAGCCGACTCCCCTTCGCTTAAGTGCGGAGACCCGCTTGTCGTTATCGGTTCCGGCTATGCATACAACAGCGTAGGTCCCCTGCAGGGAGTCGGAGCCGTTTACATGCGGGCAAGAACGTACGTATCCGAATTTCTCTCCCATTTTACTGCAAGCGGCATGAGCGGGGGTCCAATTGTAGACGGAAACGGCGAAGTAGTCTCTCTGAGTTCAATGACCTTCGGCAGGGAGCCGGAAGAAGGAGAGTGGATTGAACCCGGACCGCTAGTAATCCGCACCCGCCTTCCGGTTTATACAGCACAGGATTTCTCGGAGGGGCCTAATTCCGAAACCATGAAAAGGTTTGTAACAGAAGATGGTTTTTACTGCCCCGAATAA
- a CDS encoding fumarylacetoacetate hydrolase family protein codes for MKFLRFRNSQEKPVFGKYIDGAVFEIEGNIFGNWSVTNTEHNYTDIEPLAPCLPTKIIAVGLNYEDHAREMKRTPPEDPMLFMKPSTAVIAHREEIKYPAHMSERVDYEGELGVVIGKKARMVEEERALEYVFGYTCINDVTARDLQAKDIQFTRGKGFDTFAPVGPFIETKVDPGNLRIKTFLNGEIKQDSSTKNLIFSVPKLISFISGVMTLLPGDMIATGTPSGVSPMKPLDVVEVEIEGIGKLENRVSL; via the coding sequence ATGAAATTCCTAAGATTCAGAAACAGCCAGGAAAAACCCGTGTTCGGAAAATATATCGACGGGGCGGTTTTCGAGATAGAAGGAAACATCTTCGGAAACTGGTCGGTAACGAATACGGAACACAACTACACAGACATCGAACCGCTTGCCCCGTGTCTTCCAACAAAAATCATAGCGGTGGGGCTTAACTATGAAGACCACGCGAGAGAGATGAAAAGAACTCCCCCAGAAGATCCCATGCTTTTCATGAAGCCTTCAACTGCAGTAATCGCCCACCGCGAAGAGATAAAATACCCGGCGCACATGTCAGAAAGGGTGGATTATGAAGGGGAGCTCGGAGTGGTTATAGGGAAAAAGGCGCGCATGGTCGAGGAAGAGAGGGCACTTGAGTACGTATTCGGATATACCTGCATAAACGACGTGACGGCGAGGGACCTTCAGGCAAAAGACATACAGTTTACAAGGGGCAAAGGGTTTGATACCTTTGCCCCCGTGGGTCCTTTCATAGAAACGAAAGTCGATCCTGGAAACCTTCGGATAAAAACTTTTCTGAACGGTGAGATAAAACAGGATTCAAGCACGAAAAACCTGATATTCAGCGTTCCGAAACTCATAAGCTTCATATCAGGGGTGATGACACTTCTTCCCGGAGACATGATAGCGACTGGAACTCCTTCAGGGGTAAGTCCCATGAAGCCGCTGGACGTAGTGGAAGTTGAAATTGAGGGGATCGGAAAACTTGAAAACCGCGTCAGCCTTTAG